A window from Bubalus kerabau isolate K-KA32 ecotype Philippines breed swamp buffalo chromosome 5, PCC_UOA_SB_1v2, whole genome shotgun sequence encodes these proteins:
- the LOC129653974 gene encoding lymphotactin-like → MKLLILTCLVICSLAAYTVEGVGTEVLEKSICVSLTTQRLPIKNIKTYTIKEGSMKAVIFITRRGFKICADPQADWVKKTVQKIDRKNMRQAKPTGAL, encoded by the exons ATGAAACTTCTCATCCTGACCTGCCTGGTGATCTGCAGTCTCGCTGCATATACTGTGGAAG GTGTGGGGACTGAAGTTCTAGAAAAGAGCATCTGTGTGAGTCTGACTACACAGCGACTGCCAATTAAAAACATCAAGACCTACACCATCAAGGAGGGCTCCATGAAAGCAGTGAT ATTCATTACCAGACGAGGATTTAAAATCTGTGCTGATCCTCAAGCTGACTGGGTGAAAAAAACCGTCCAAAAGATAGACAGGAAAAATATGCGCCAGGCCAAACCTACAGGAGCCCTGTAA